The nucleotide sequence TTTGTCCTATTCCTATTAGTAATATTAACCCTTTTAATAAGATGTTAAGGATTTTTTTATAATCCCTTTCTTCCCAGTTTATAATAAACCCTATGGTTGTAAATAATAGAAAGGCTTTTATAACATGACCACTAGGGAAACTATAAGAAACTTGCTCTGTAAAAAAACCCCATACATCCATGAAAAAAATTTCTCCCGGTCGCTCTCTCTGGACAAAGGTTTTAGCAAAATATGTAATTACAACTCCTCCACCCATAGTAGTACAAAGAAGAAAATTAAAATATAGTTGATTTTTATACTTATGTAAGAGAAGAATCATTGTGATTACTGTCAAAAAAAATGCAGTTTTGGTATCTACTAAATATGTAATAATAACTAATGGCCAGTATAAAATTGAATTTCCTAAAGGAGTTAGAATCCCTTGTACCTTTAAGTCCATAATGGGAATAGGATTTCTTTTAAT is from Anaerobranca gottschalkii DSM 13577 and encodes:
- a CDS encoding phosphatase PAP2 family protein; this encodes MRGKEVKGYLSHGIIWWIITVILSLYIKRNPIPIMDLKVQGILTPLGNSILYWPLVIITYLVDTKTAFFLTVITMILLLHKYKNQLYFNFLLCTTMGGGVVITYFAKTFVQRERPGEIFFMDVWGFFTEQVSYSFPSGHVIKAFLLFTTIGFIINWEERDYKKILNILLKGLILLIGIGQIILNRHYLTDILGGYSLGLAWFYSSLVITEIIYPILAEKIKFIQFFQGSSQSRY